The Polyodon spathula isolate WHYD16114869_AA chromosome 3, ASM1765450v1, whole genome shotgun sequence genome has a segment encoding these proteins:
- the LOC121310411 gene encoding dnaJ homolog subfamily B member 6-like isoform X2 has protein sequence MMDYYQTLGVQRNATQEDIKKSYRKLALKWHPDKNPDNKEDAERKFKELSEAYEVLSDANKRDIYDRYGKEGLIGGGGGGGGHYNNGGFGYGFSFRNPEDVFREFFAGRDPFADFFDDPFDDFFGNRRGSRGVSRSRAGGPFFHGFGGFPPFGAGFSGFDPGFTSFGQMGGGGFASFSSTSFGGGGGGGGMGNFRSVSSSTKIINGRKITTKRILENGQERVEVEEDGQLRSLTINGVEDEEALADERRRRGQYSLPAQSPHTRYLRNGNLNDEEEERGTQASGPGSARGHIDGKRKKLRLKEEAKKKKTSRLTHRAGTTF, from the exons ATACAGAAAGTTGGCACTGAAATGGCACCCTGATAAGAACCCGGATAACAAGGAGGATGCAGAGAGGAAATTTAAAGAACTGTCGGAGGCATATGAAGTTCTGTCGGATG CCAATAAGCGTGATATTTAcgacaggtatggtaaagaagGCTTGATTGGAGGAGGCGGCGGAG GTGGAGGACACTATAACAATGGCGGCTTTGGGTATGGATTTTCATTCCGCAACCCAGAAGATGTGTTCAGGGAATTCTTTGCAGGAAGAGATCCTTTTGCAGATTTCTTTG ATGATCCTTTTGATGACTTCTTTGGAAACCGAAGAGGCAGTCGTGGCGTGAGCAGGAGCCGTGCAGGGGGCCCGTTCTTCCATGGGTTCGGTGGTTTCCCTCCCTTCGGAGCAGGGTTTTCTGGGTTCGATCCAG GCTTTACCTCATTCGGGCAAATGGGCGGCGGTGGATTTGCTTCGTTTTCTTCCACTTCatttggaggaggaggaggcggtgGCGGCATGGGTAACTTCCGATCAGTTTCATCATCCACCAAAATAATTAACGGCAGAAAAATTACCACGAAAAG AATCCTAGAGAATGGGCAGGAGCGAGTCGAGGTTGAGGAAGACGGGCAGTTAAGATCTCTCACTATAAATG GGGTGGAGGATGAGGAGGCTCTGGCTGACGAGCGCAGGCGTCGAGGACAGTATTCCTTGCCAGCCCAGTCACCTCACACCCGTTATCTGAGAAACGGCAATCTGAATGACGAGGAAGAGGAGCGCGGCACACAGGCTAGTGGCCCCGGCTCAGCCAGAG GACACATTGATGGCAAGAGGAAGAAACTACGGCTAAAGGAAGAGGCGAAGAAGAAAAAGACATCGAGACTGACTCACCGGGCaggaactacattttaa
- the LOC121310411 gene encoding dnaJ homolog subfamily B member 6-like isoform X1, producing the protein MMDYYQTLGVQRNATQEDIKKSYRKLALKWHPDKNPDNKEDAERKFKELSEAYEVLSDANKRDIYDRYGKEGLIGGGGGGGGHYNNGGFGYGFSFRNPEDVFREFFAGRDPFADFFADDPFDDFFGNRRGSRGVSRSRAGGPFFHGFGGFPPFGAGFSGFDPGFTSFGQMGGGGFASFSSTSFGGGGGGGGMGNFRSVSSSTKIINGRKITTKRILENGQERVEVEEDGQLRSLTINGVEDEEALADERRRRGQYSLPAQSPHTRYLRNGNLNDEEEERGTQASGPGSARGHIDGKRKKLRLKEEAKKKKTSRLTHRAGTTF; encoded by the exons ATACAGAAAGTTGGCACTGAAATGGCACCCTGATAAGAACCCGGATAACAAGGAGGATGCAGAGAGGAAATTTAAAGAACTGTCGGAGGCATATGAAGTTCTGTCGGATG CCAATAAGCGTGATATTTAcgacaggtatggtaaagaagGCTTGATTGGAGGAGGCGGCGGAG GTGGAGGACACTATAACAATGGCGGCTTTGGGTATGGATTTTCATTCCGCAACCCAGAAGATGTGTTCAGGGAATTCTTTGCAGGAAGAGATCCTTTTGCAGATTTCTTTG CAGATGATCCTTTTGATGACTTCTTTGGAAACCGAAGAGGCAGTCGTGGCGTGAGCAGGAGCCGTGCAGGGGGCCCGTTCTTCCATGGGTTCGGTGGTTTCCCTCCCTTCGGAGCAGGGTTTTCTGGGTTCGATCCAG GCTTTACCTCATTCGGGCAAATGGGCGGCGGTGGATTTGCTTCGTTTTCTTCCACTTCatttggaggaggaggaggcggtgGCGGCATGGGTAACTTCCGATCAGTTTCATCATCCACCAAAATAATTAACGGCAGAAAAATTACCACGAAAAG AATCCTAGAGAATGGGCAGGAGCGAGTCGAGGTTGAGGAAGACGGGCAGTTAAGATCTCTCACTATAAATG GGGTGGAGGATGAGGAGGCTCTGGCTGACGAGCGCAGGCGTCGAGGACAGTATTCCTTGCCAGCCCAGTCACCTCACACCCGTTATCTGAGAAACGGCAATCTGAATGACGAGGAAGAGGAGCGCGGCACACAGGCTAGTGGCCCCGGCTCAGCCAGAG GACACATTGATGGCAAGAGGAAGAAACTACGGCTAAAGGAAGAGGCGAAGAAGAAAAAGACATCGAGACTGACTCACCGGGCaggaactacattttaa
- the LOC121310411 gene encoding dnaJ homolog subfamily B member 6-like isoform X3, translated as MMDYYQTLGVQRNATQEDIKKSYRKLALKWHPDKNPDNKEDAERKFKELSEAYEVLSDANKRDIYDRYGKEGLIGGGGGGGGHYNNGGFGYGFSFRNPEDVFREFFAGRDPFADFFDDPFDDFFGNRRGSRGVSRSRAGGPFFHGFGGFPPFGAGFSGFDPGFTSFGQMGGGGFASFSSTSFGGGGGGGGMGNFRSVSSSTKIINGRKITTKRILENGQERVEVEEDGQLRSLTINGKEQLLRLDNK; from the exons ATACAGAAAGTTGGCACTGAAATGGCACCCTGATAAGAACCCGGATAACAAGGAGGATGCAGAGAGGAAATTTAAAGAACTGTCGGAGGCATATGAAGTTCTGTCGGATG CCAATAAGCGTGATATTTAcgacaggtatggtaaagaagGCTTGATTGGAGGAGGCGGCGGAG GTGGAGGACACTATAACAATGGCGGCTTTGGGTATGGATTTTCATTCCGCAACCCAGAAGATGTGTTCAGGGAATTCTTTGCAGGAAGAGATCCTTTTGCAGATTTCTTTG ATGATCCTTTTGATGACTTCTTTGGAAACCGAAGAGGCAGTCGTGGCGTGAGCAGGAGCCGTGCAGGGGGCCCGTTCTTCCATGGGTTCGGTGGTTTCCCTCCCTTCGGAGCAGGGTTTTCTGGGTTCGATCCAG GCTTTACCTCATTCGGGCAAATGGGCGGCGGTGGATTTGCTTCGTTTTCTTCCACTTCatttggaggaggaggaggcggtgGCGGCATGGGTAACTTCCGATCAGTTTCATCATCCACCAAAATAATTAACGGCAGAAAAATTACCACGAAAAG AATCCTAGAGAATGGGCAGGAGCGAGTCGAGGTTGAGGAAGACGGGCAGTTAAGATCTCTCACTATAAATGGTAAGGAGCAGCTCCTACGGTTGGATAACAAGTAG